The following proteins come from a genomic window of Nostoc sp. KVJ3:
- a CDS encoding DUF2997 domain-containing protein → MERSILIHFDSATGEVRVEAEGFEGLSCLGATQPFEEALGVVSESDRTFKNEAQTQQLRATNSSQTRLRQ, encoded by the coding sequence ATGGAACGCTCAATACTGATTCATTTTGACAGTGCTACAGGTGAAGTTCGAGTGGAGGCTGAGGGATTTGAGGGGCTAAGTTGTCTTGGAGCTACGCAACCATTTGAAGAAGCACTTGGAGTTGTCAGCGAGAGCGATCGCACATTTAAAAATGAAGCCCAAACCCAACAGCTTCGGGCTACGAACAGCAGCCAAACACGTTTACGTCAGTAA
- a CDS encoding AAA family ATPase, giving the protein MKLSNLLSTLDSQIPIAAVDVLSPDEATIIQWLTTEASSKLSSPIFFWNLGVSTLEQCLIAADGGLVFKPVAEYKRPPHADPLLFVFDYIANFSGNGVFILGDIHPFIAKNSPQLSWEILSKVKNLYHRLKPTDKRIVLLGQNIQLHESLLRLIPYCEVPLPSIDQILEHITSYLHDLQQSAIEQELTFTVTLENAEFETLSRAALGLTLEEISDFLRLTVKENLTNDGVVVGADFIPKAVEYKTRLLSQMGIELGKPATIPFGGLDLLREWLMRRRRLFTQEARSLSLPQPKGVLLAGPPGTGKSHCAKNIANILNLPLLQLDIASLLGSLVGESEGNVKRALKTAEAIAPCVLFIDEVEKALSGQGDTSGVSQRILGTLLTFMSECTAGVFIVATCNDPSALPSEFKRKGRFDEAFFVDLPTEPERVQILGIHLQRFGIHLESEYLEAIAANTAKFSGAELETLASEAALLAFDEDRPQQVTLADLEACRQTITPLAIQDAAAVERMQSWAATARQASSPVVAAKTQSLRAAKFRNMN; this is encoded by the coding sequence ATGAAACTCTCAAATCTTCTCTCCACACTCGATTCACAAATACCCATTGCTGCGGTTGATGTTCTGTCGCCCGATGAAGCGACGATTATTCAGTGGTTGACTACAGAGGCATCTAGCAAGCTATCAAGTCCAATATTCTTCTGGAATCTGGGAGTATCAACCTTAGAGCAATGTTTAATCGCAGCAGATGGGGGATTGGTCTTTAAGCCAGTTGCAGAGTACAAAAGACCTCCACACGCTGATCCACTACTATTTGTATTCGACTACATTGCTAACTTTAGTGGAAATGGTGTATTTATCCTCGGAGATATTCACCCCTTTATTGCTAAGAACTCACCCCAATTGAGTTGGGAGATTTTAAGCAAGGTAAAAAACCTTTACCACAGGTTAAAACCCACAGATAAACGCATTGTCTTGTTGGGTCAGAACATACAATTACACGAATCCTTACTCAGATTGATTCCTTATTGTGAAGTCCCTTTACCTAGTATTGACCAAATACTTGAGCATATCACTTCTTATTTGCATGACTTACAACAGTCTGCTATTGAACAGGAATTGACTTTTACTGTAACGCTAGAAAATGCTGAATTTGAAACTCTTTCTCGTGCTGCCCTGGGATTAACCCTGGAGGAGATTAGCGACTTCCTTCGGTTAACAGTCAAAGAAAACTTAACTAATGATGGTGTCGTCGTTGGCGCTGATTTCATCCCCAAAGCCGTCGAGTACAAAACTCGGCTACTGTCTCAAATGGGTATCGAGTTGGGTAAGCCAGCTACCATTCCTTTTGGCGGTTTGGATCTACTGCGCGAGTGGTTGATGAGGCGGCGGCGACTATTCACACAAGAGGCACGAAGTCTTAGCTTACCCCAACCCAAAGGTGTGTTGCTAGCTGGCCCACCCGGAACAGGTAAAAGTCACTGCGCCAAAAACATCGCTAATATACTCAATCTACCACTCTTACAACTCGACATTGCGTCCCTTCTAGGTTCACTTGTTGGCGAATCCGAAGGTAATGTTAAACGTGCATTGAAAACAGCAGAAGCGATCGCACCTTGTGTCTTGTTTATTGATGAGGTGGAAAAGGCGCTTTCGGGTCAGGGCGATACAAGTGGTGTTAGTCAAAGGATTCTTGGAACTTTGCTTACGTTCATGAGTGAGTGTACTGCTGGGGTATTTATTGTAGCTACTTGCAATGATCCATCAGCACTACCAAGTGAGTTTAAGCGCAAAGGTAGGTTTGATGAGGCTTTCTTTGTTGATCTGCCCACAGAGCCAGAGCGTGTACAGATTTTGGGGATTCATCTACAACGTTTTGGCATTCACCTGGAATCGGAGTACCTCGAAGCGATCGCTGCCAATACTGCAAAGTTTTCAGGGGCGGAACTGGAAACCCTTGCTTCGGAAGCTGCTCTGCTGGCATTCGATGAGGATAGACCGCAGCAGGTAACACTTGCTGACCTCGAAGCCTGTCGTCAAACGATTACCCCGCTTGCAATTCAGGATGCGGCGGCAGTCGAACGAATGCAATCCTGGGCGGCTACCGCACGACAGGCTAGTAGTCCTGTGGTTGCAGCGAAAACTCAATCCTTGCGTGCTGCTAAGTTTCGGAATATGAACTGA
- a CDS encoding Uma2 family endonuclease, producing the protein MVFAQTSPPDVIKTSLTLDEYRAMEETNPERHEYRNGEIITMSGGSESHSAIASNFLITLGFLLRDTDFRLYNSDLRVWIPEYQCGTYTDLMVVNGEPEFNGNRNDEILNPMLIVEVLSPSTEAYDRGDKFRKYRSIASFCEYLLVSQTEPYIEQYHNLDRNSNDRWLWQVHSHLERMIMLHSLNVEIPLSEIYRRINF; encoded by the coding sequence GTGGTCTTTGCTCAAACCAGTCCCCCAGATGTAATAAAAACTAGCCTGACGTTAGACGAGTACCGGGCTATGGAAGAAACAAACCCTGAACGCCATGAATACCGTAACGGAGAGATTATTACTATGTCGGGAGGTTCGGAATCTCATAGCGCGATCGCCAGCAACTTCTTAATAACTCTAGGGTTTTTATTGAGAGACACCGATTTTCGTTTGTATAATAGCGACTTGCGAGTTTGGATTCCCGAATATCAGTGTGGGACTTATACCGATTTGATGGTTGTTAATGGCGAACCAGAGTTCAATGGCAATCGCAATGATGAAATTCTCAATCCAATGCTTATTGTCGAAGTTCTATCGCCCTCAACTGAAGCTTATGATCGAGGGGACAAGTTCAGAAAATATCGCTCGATTGCTAGCTTTTGTGAATATCTGCTTGTGAGCCAAACTGAACCCTACATTGAACAGTATCATAACTTGGATCGTAACAGTAACGATCGCTGGCTATGGCAAGTTCACTCTCACCTTGAGCGGATGATTATGTTGCACAGTTTAAATGTAGAAATTCCCCTGAGTGAAATCTATCGTCGGATTAATTTTTAA
- a CDS encoding DUF4334 domain-containing protein translates to METLKNYQLIVKTGKTTTEKALELFNTLEPVDLGFMYGRWQGSGLHTNHPMDGLLEISNWYGKEFIDSENIHPLLFLDGQGKIYQVAPNPTLMNWVLKLPIPKNNSLKPLLISINSLLKTDKSQARLRMMEYRGKVTATMIYDYLPINDSFRKVDENTVLGIMDYKNILQPFFFILKRCL, encoded by the coding sequence ATGGAAACATTAAAGAATTATCAATTGATAGTGAAAACGGGTAAAACTACGACAGAAAAAGCTTTAGAATTGTTTAACACCCTTGAACCCGTAGATTTAGGCTTTATGTATGGTCGTTGGCAAGGGTCTGGACTGCATACAAATCATCCGATGGATGGTTTATTGGAAATTTCCAATTGGTATGGTAAGGAATTTATAGATTCTGAAAATATTCATCCGTTATTATTTTTAGATGGTCAGGGAAAAATTTACCAGGTTGCGCCTAACCCCACTTTAATGAACTGGGTTTTAAAATTGCCGATCCCTAAAAATAATTCTCTCAAACCATTGCTGATTTCAATTAATTCTTTACTTAAGACCGATAAAAGTCAAGCCAGACTGCGGATGATGGAGTATAGAGGAAAAGTGACTGCTACAATGATTTATGATTATTTGCCAATCAATGATTCTTTCAGAAAAGTAGATGAAAATACTGTGTTAGGAATTATGGATTATAAAAACATACTTCAACCTTTCTTTTTTATTCTCAAGCGATGCCTTTAA
- a CDS encoding WGR domain-containing protein, translating to MEIYLVFVDAIQNSNKFWAAKVEDGNLTVQWGRVGYQAQTKVHTLGNYQRAVSKFNNLVAEKMMKGYRRSQSQIDSNCEVSEINRAIELLEIIRPYVEQKNFSVAYINALNQYLKIVPTPLGMQIEPYRVYRSVEDVDYQMGLLNSLLATPAPQVAAVAVGHAPEATTETAVVSLKTISKNFWRHL from the coding sequence ATGGAAATCTATTTAGTCTTTGTTGATGCTATCCAGAACAGCAATAAATTCTGGGCGGCCAAAGTCGAAGATGGTAATTTAACAGTGCAGTGGGGCAGAGTCGGCTATCAAGCACAGACTAAAGTCCACACATTAGGTAATTATCAAAGAGCCGTTAGCAAATTCAACAATCTAGTAGCCGAAAAGATGATGAAAGGCTACAGAAGAAGTCAGTCACAAATCGACAGTAATTGTGAAGTTTCTGAAATCAATAGAGCGATTGAATTACTAGAAATTATTCGTCCTTATGTAGAGCAGAAAAACTTTTCAGTTGCTTATATCAATGCCCTAAATCAATATCTGAAGATTGTCCCAACACCTTTGGGTATGCAAATTGAACCATACAGGGTATATCGCTCAGTAGAAGATGTTGATTATCAAATGGGATTACTCAATTCCCTGTTAGCGACACCTGCACCACAAGTTGCTGCGGTGGCTGTTGGTCATGCCCCTGAAGCAACAACAGAAACAGCAGTTGTCAGTCTCAAGACTATCAGTAAGAACTTCTGGCGACATTTGTAA